One Prunus dulcis chromosome 7, ALMONDv2, whole genome shotgun sequence DNA segment encodes these proteins:
- the LOC117635111 gene encoding meiotic nuclear division protein 1 homolog yields MSKKRGLSLDEKREKMLQIFYDSQDFFLLKELEKSGPKKGVISQSVKDVIQSLVDDDLVFKDKIGTSVYFWSLPSTAGNQLRNVNSRLESDLQSSKKRHAELVEQCNALKKGREDSEERDEALADLKAIELKYNELKDEMAQYADNDPAAFEAMKKAIEVAHTAANRWTDNIFTVRQWCSNNFPQAKEQLENLYNEIGITEDFDYIEMTLAPLSSVIN; encoded by the exons ATG TCGAAGAAGAGAGGTCTTTCGTTAGATGAGAAGCGTGAGAAGATGCTTCAAATCTTTTACGACTCTCAAGATTTCTTCCTT CTAAAGGAGCTTGAGAAGTCAGGCCCAAAGAAAGGTGTTATTTCTCAGTCTGTGAAAGATGTGATCCAAAGTTTAGTGGATGATGACCTTGTTTTCAAAGACAAGATAGGAACCTCT gTGTATTTTTGGAGTCTTCCTAGCACTGCTGGAAACCAG CTTAGGAATGTGAATAGCAGACTTGAATCTGATCTCCAAAGCAGTAAGAAGCGTCATGCAGAACTTGTTGAACAGTGTAATGCCCTGAAGAAGGGACGTGAGGATTCT GAAGAACGAGATGAGGCCTTAGCTGATCTAAAAGCCATAGAGCTAAAGTATAATGAGCTGAAG GATGAGATGGCGCAGTATGCAGACAATGATCCAGCTGCCTTTGAAGCAATGA AGAAAGCAATTGAAGTTGCCCATACAGCAGCTAATCGATGGACAG ACAACATTTTCACAGTGCGCCAGTGGTGTTCAAATAACTTTCCGCAGGCCAAAGAGCAGCTTGAGAACTTGTACAACGAG ATTGGAATAACAGAGGACTTTGACTATATAGAGATGACACTAGCTCCACTGAGCTCAGTTATTAATTAG
- the LOC117634385 gene encoding vacuolar protein sorting-associated protein 32 homolog 2 translates to MFTRLFGKPKQEGNALTTLDKLNETLEMLEKKEKVLQKKAAAEVERAKEFTRAKNKRAAIQCLKRKRLYEQQIEQLGNFQLRIHDQMIMLEGAKATTETVDALRTGAAAMKAMQKATNIDDVDKTMDEINEQTENMKQIQEALSAPIGAAADFDEDELEAELEELEGAELEEQLLQPATTAPAAPVQAPAGRQPTRPIPQKRTAEEDELAALQAEMAL, encoded by the exons ATGTTTACCAGGCTTTTCGGGAAACCTAAACAGGAAGGCAATGCCCTGACCACCTTAGACAAATTAAATGAG ACACTTGAAATGctagagaaaaaggaaaaagtacTACAGAAAAAGGCTGCTGCAGAAGTTGAAAGGGCCAAGGAATTCACCAGAGCAAAGAACAAAAGGG CGGCTATACAATGTTTAAAGAGGAAGAGGTTATATGAACAACAAATAGAACAGCTTGGAAATTTCCAGTTGCGTATCCATGATCAG ATGATAATGCTAGAAGGTGCAAAAGCCACAACCGAAACTGTAGATGCCTTGAGAACTGGAGCAGCTGCAATGAAAGCAATGCAGAAAGCAAC GAACATAGATGATGTGGACAAGACCATGGATGAGATTAATGAGCAGACAGAGAACATGAAACAGATACAGGAAGCATTGTCAGCTCCAATTGGTGCAGCTGCTGATTTTGATGAG GATGAACTGGAAGCAGAACTTGAAGAGCTGGAAGGCGCTGAGTTGGAAGAACAACTTCTTCAGCCAGCAACAACAGCTCCTGCTGCTCCAGTGCAAGCCCCAGCAGGAAGGCAACCAACCCGTCCTATTCCCCAGAAGCGCACtgctgaagaagatgaattgGCTGCTTTGCAGGCTGAGATGGCACTTTGA